One window from the genome of Crassostrea angulata isolate pt1a10 chromosome 2, ASM2561291v2, whole genome shotgun sequence encodes:
- the LOC128173734 gene encoding uncharacterized protein LOC128173734, translated as MHTDIILKQTLLIGTVMFFPVCHGQRPYPAQSDITSGSLVAAAGSIGIVALAASAALTAMSSLKISKDCYSKGTTQSPGESCNDILEEERQRCEEEKGELERTLQEAQEEALEQLERTLQEAQEEALELIGATITVHCERFAPTNNQADCIVCAELLDDETACNNNNLCQFDGNTGVCVFG; from the exons ATGCATACGGATATCATTCTAAAACAG ACGCTGTTGATTGGTACAGTGATGTTTTTTCCTGTGTGTCATGGTCAGCGCCCCTACCCAGCACAGTCCGACATAACTTCCGGTAGCCTTGTTGCAGCAGCCGGTTCTATCGGAATCGTGGCCCTTGCAG CAAGTGCCGCGCTGACGGCGATGTCTAGCTTGAAAATATCTAAGGACTGCTATTCAAAGGGAACAACTCAAAGTCCAGGAGAATCATGCAACGATATCCTTGAAGAGGAAAGACAAAGATGCGAAGAGGAGAAAGGAG AGTTGGAAAGGACACTTCAGGAGGCTCAGGAGGAGGCATTGGAGC AGTTGGAAAGGACACTTCAGGAGGCTCAGGAGGAGGCATTGGAGC TTATCGGAGCAACCATCACAGTACATTGCGAAAGGTTCGCACCAACCAATAATCAAGCTGACTGTATTGTTTGTGCAGAATTATTAGATGATGAGACTGCATGTAATAATAACAACCTTTGCCAATTTGATGGAAACACTGGAGTTTGTGTTTTTGGGTAA